AGGGTGATCGCCCCGCCGTCTGGGTCCCAGGGGAAATCCTCTGAACCCAGGAACTGAGTAGGCGAGACAGGAATGATATTCTAGGGATTATGAATGGACTTCTTGCCGAATTAAGCGCCTGCTAAATTTAGGGCGATTTACTCCAGGAAGAGGGCTAAATCCCCTTCTTTTGCTTCGATCGTTGGGATATCCTGCGATCGAGGATCCATAAACTGGAGTCGATGATGCTCTCCTCCCTTCCTGATTTTTTCCGATTCACCCTTTAGTTTTTCTAAGCAGTCATGCGACAAGAACCTATCCCTAAACCTAGTGAACCGATGCAGTTCCGGGCCATTGGTCTGCTGCGGGGTCGTTATATCAGATCAGAAGATCAACTGACACGGGGCCATCTGCTGATGGAAGATGGCTCCAAAATTGACGCTTTGATTTTAGGACGGGTCATTAGCCTCGTTAAAAATCATATGGACTTAGTGGCCGAGCATTTGTGGGTGGTTTATCCGCGCACGGACGATCGCACCAAACAACTGCAAGTGCAGGTGATGGGTATCTGGGAACCCGAAACCCTCCAAAATCGCCCCCCGGTTCTGGAATCCAACACCGATGGCACCCTGCGGGCCGTGCCCCCCAAATCACCCGTGGTTTCGTCCCAAGACTTACCCGATGATTATTTTTCAATCCGGGGTGAGGTGGTTTACCAATCGGGGGACAAGGCACAAATCGCCGTCAAAATCAAACAGGTATCCCGGCGGGACACTAAAAAGAGTCGTGCCTTTAAGTTGCAGTTGCAGGGGGTTTTAGAGGATAAGGCACTGCATCAATTCTGGGACTTTAAAGCCCAGCGCCAAGGGGACATCTTAGTGATTCAGTCCGCTGAGTTTGTGGCTAAAATGCCTCCGAAACGCAAAAAGAAAAAGCCCAAGTGGACAGGCCGCAGCGGTCCTATCACCATGCCCACTCCGGCTAGCGGCGAGGGCCGTTCTGTGGGTAAACCCATTCGCCGCGATCGTCCAGTCACGGCGGCACCCAGCCCCGCCAACCCTGCGGACGAGACCCATACTTCCTAACCGGCAACAGGCTGGCGATCGGTCGATCCAAGGCTCCAACCGTGGGCGTTAGGCGTTAACCCGCTGCCCAGGGGCGATCGCCCCCCCATTCTCCATCTCCATTTCTATCTCTATCTCCATCTCCATCTCCATTTCTATCTCCATCTCCATCTCCATCTCCATCTAATTCACTAGGCTGAAAGGCTATGGGTCACCGCTGCTCTGGGGGTGGCCCTTTCAATTGGGAGATGGGTCAGCATCCCAGGACATCCCACACAGATCTAAAGGGTTCCCGCTGACAGCGGGACAAGATTAACGGGAGCGTGAGTCTGCGCCCCACGTAACTATTCAGGGGGGACGAAGTTGGTAGGGTTTCAGCCCTCAGTTCGAGGGTCAGGACCGTCTCAAAGGGGTTCAGTTTAGTGGGGAACCCTCGACCTCGGATAGGGTTTGCGCCTCTGTGCCGACCCTCTGGCCGCCAACCACCGGGGCAACCACGGGGGGATTGCCCCTACCAACATCGGGGAATCTGCCAAGGTGAAATAGACCCTCTGCAATCGCCTCAGGGCTGTTTTCTGAAGCCTGAAACCCTCATCCTCCCATGATCCCCTGAATAACTACTGTCTGAATCTAGTCTCTGAATCTACGCTCTGGAGCAAGTGAAGGGGGCAAGATTGCAGTACAGTAACCTCAGCTTAAAGCGGGACAAGATTAACGGGAGCGTGAGTCCGCGCCCCACGGTCCCGGCTTAAGTTGATACCCCCCGCTCTCTTCCATGGCCGATCCTCTCCATCCATTGTTGCTTTGACTGCAAGCTTCTATGAACACCTTTAGCCTGCTGGTTCTCATTGTCTACATCACCATCATGGTCTACGTGGTCTATAAGGCACGGGAGAGCGTGGTGGAAGAAAAACAAAAGCGCCAGGAGGCAGACCTGGATGGCAAAGTAGTGCTGACGATTGAGGTGGAAAAATTACAAGCGGCCTTAGACAGTCAAGTGGAAGACTTGAACCTCAGGGGGGAGATGACCCTGGCGATTCCCCAGGCTCCCCTCATTACCCTGGGCGGACTGAACACCTTGCCCCTGTACGTGGAAAACCGGACGCGCACCTATGCCCTTTTTGTGGAATGGCAACAGAGTTCCCTGACCAACCTTAATGGACAGGCCCAAGCTTTGGCCTGCTTGACCCCCAATCTGGGACAGTCCCAATCCCCCAGTTTGGTGCCGCCAGAGGGCAAACTCCAGGAAACCTTTCGGGTGGCGACGGCAGACGGAGAACTGCAGCCCTTGGTGGATCAAGAGTTGCTCTGGGTGATGTTGAACAAGAAAATCCCCTGCCAGTTATCCCTACGATTTTTGCTGCGACTCCAGGAGGTGGGGCGCTACCAGAATAGCTATACGGTGGTGGTGTCCTGTCCCTGTTCCTTCCGCATGGCAACGGTGCAAGACTTAGCGAAGCGTTAATCCCTAGGGCAGGGTTAACCCTTGGGGGGGGTGCTGCCGGGAATTAATTTGGAACCCAATAACTTGAGGGCGCGGGTGGACACATCTTGATAGCGCAGATCGCCGCAGAGAATTTTGCCCATGCGGGCGCGGGCTGAAGGGCGTTTGACCCCGATTTGGTAACCGAAATTGGTGACCCGATAAAAGAGACCGGCAATGCGGGAAGCCCAGACCATGTCATTGTTCCAATCCTCCCGCAGGGCTGCGGTATAGGCAGCGAGGGCCGTGGGGGAGCGATCGGGTTCCCCATTGAGGGCACGATCGAGGGTCTCAGCGGCCCGTAGACCACTGAGCATGGCGGGGCGCACCCCCTCAGTGCTGAAGGGATCCGCTAAACCGGCAGCATCCCCCACGAGGAGACCCTGGCGACCCTGGAGGGGGTGGTGACCATCCCAGAGGGAAAACTGGCTGGGGTGGAGGGTGCCGAGGGCTGGGTCAAACCCAAAATGGCGCACATACTCGAACAGGGGGGACTGGAGATCTTTGGCGGCTCCTCCCACCATGGTGGCAGCATTAAAGGTGAGGCGATCGGCCTTGGGGAAATACCACACATAGCCATTCTTGATCAAGCCAAACTCGAAGTGGCTATAGCGGGCTTGGTCTGGGGGCAGGGTGATGGGTAATTCTAGGGTGAGGCTGGTGCGGGGACGGCGGTGGTGCAACCCCAACGCTTTGGCCATGGCGCTATTGCAACCGTCGGCGGCGATGACATAACGGGCGATGTGGGTCGTGGTGGCGGTCTTTACCTGCCAGTGGTCACCCTGGAAGCTAGCCCCTGTGACGGTGGTTTGATCCTGGATGACGGCTCCCTGGTGCTGGGCCTGTTGCACCAGATAGTGATCGAAGACCTCGCGCTTCACCATCCACATGGGTTCGGGGGTGTCGATGATGGCTTCTACCGGATCCCCCAGCTTCCAGGTGAAACCGATGCGATCGACCCGCTGGGAAATCACGGGTTCAAAGCTAAAGTCGTACCAGGTGGCGATTTGGGGAGAAATACCCCCAGCACAGGCTTTGTAGCGGGGCAGGGCTTCCCGTTCCAGCACTAACACCGATCGCCCCCGCTTGGCCAAGTGATAGGCAGCTCCACTGCCAGCAGGTCCTGCGCCGATGATAATACAATCCAGCATGACAATCCAGCATGAAGTTTGAGGGGTGATAACGGTCTGAACCGGCAGGGACAGGGGTCTACCCGGGGAAGCGCAAGGGAGAGATCGGTATGCCTAAACCTTCATAATGTCCTTTTCCTTGGCCGCCAGTAATTCATCCATGCGGGTGGTGTATTTGTCGGTTAATTTCTGCACTTGATCCTGGAGATCCCGGGACTCATCTTCCGAGACATCACCATTTTTCTCTTGCTTACGGATGCTGTCGATGGCATCCCGGCGAATATTACGCACCGCCACCTTGCCTTCTTCCCCGTATTTAGCGGCCATTTTGACAAATTCTTTGCGGCGATCGTTGGTGAGGGGGGGAATATTCAGACGCACCACCCGGCCATCATTATTGGGGGTTAGGCCAATGTCAGACAGGGAAATAGCCTTTTCAATTTTCCCCAAACTGCCCTTATCAAAGGGGTCAATTTGTAGGGTGCTGGAGTCGGGGATACTGATGTTGGCCATGGATTTGAGGGGGGTTTCAGCCCCGTAATAGTCCACCATGACCCGATCGAGAATACTGGGGTTGGCCCGCCCCGTGCGGATAGTATTAAAAGACCGCTGGGTTGCTTCCACGGACTTTTGCATTTGGGCTTCAATGTCAGCTAATTTCACAGGAACCTCCCACTGTTGTGCCGATTAGTTCTCCCATGGCGGCGCGATAAATATTACCTTCGCCAAATAAATTAAACACCACAATGGGCATTTGCCGTTCTTTGCACAGGGCGATGGCGGTGCTGTCCATGACTGCCAATTCATGGGTCAAGACATGGTGGTAGTTTAGGGTTTTATAGCGTTTGGCCTGGGGATTGACATGGGGATCGCTGTCGTAAACCCCATCCACTTTCGTTGCCTTGAAAATCACATCAGCACTGATCTCGGCAGCCCGCAAGGCAGCGGTGGTGTCGGTGGTGAAGAAGGGGTTCCCGGATCCTCCCCCAAAGATAACGACCCGGCCTTTTTCTAAATGGCGAATGGCGCGGCGGCGAATATACGGCTCGGCAATTTCCTGCATGGCGATCGCCGTCTGAACCCGGGTGGGAATTCCCTTTTGTTCCAGGGCATCTTGGAGGGTGATGGCGTTCATGACGGTGGCCAACATCCCCACATAATCGGCGGTGGCCCGATCCATGCCCCCAGAGGCTCCTTTAATGCCCCGGAAGATGTTGCCACCCCCAACGACGATCGCCAGTTGGATTCCTTCTTGAACAACGCTATTGACCGCATTGGCCATGTTGTCCACGATGTTGGGATCAGTGCCATAGGTGAGATCCCCCATGAGCGCTTCGCCGCTCACCTTGAGTAAGATGCGCTGATATGCCATCACATGAACCTGGATAAAAGTGGGTGGGATGAGGGGGCAGTGGGTGCGGGGTCAATGGAAGCTGGGATCCCCGATTGCTGCATTTTGCCCCATTTACCATAGCAGCATTTTGGGGGGTGTAGGCAGACCCTGGCGGGGGAGACCCTGGCCAGGTTAGCCTGGGCCAACCCGATCCCAGCCCTGCTGCTCTAAGGCCCGCAGTCGCGCAAGGGTAGCGGGTTCCTGGAGGTGTTTGAGCCAGAGAATGGCCGCGTCGTCGCCGCTGTGGCGATAGTAGCCTTTGCGGATACCCAAGGTTTGGAAGCCAAATTTATGGTATAGGCGCAGGGCGGGGCTATTCTGGGTGCTGACCTCTAGGGTGGCCCATTCCAGGCCGCGATCGTAGGCCGCCAGCAGCAATGCCGCCAGCAACACTTGACCCCAGCCCCGGCCTTGGTAGTCTGGGGCGATCGCCAGCATATTAATGTGGGCCTCATCCGCCACGGACCACAAACAGGCCAAGCCCTGCAACCGGATATCCTCCCAGGGCACTGGCTCCGGGTTCAGAACCG
This region of Prochlorothrix hollandica PCC 9006 = CALU 1027 genomic DNA includes:
- a CDS encoding NAD(P)/FAD-dependent oxidoreductase — translated: MLDCIIIGAGPAGSGAAYHLAKRGRSVLVLEREALPRYKACAGGISPQIATWYDFSFEPVISQRVDRIGFTWKLGDPVEAIIDTPEPMWMVKREVFDHYLVQQAQHQGAVIQDQTTVTGASFQGDHWQVKTATTTHIARYVIAADGCNSAMAKALGLHHRRPRTSLTLELPITLPPDQARYSHFEFGLIKNGYVWYFPKADRLTFNAATMVGGAAKDLQSPLFEYVRHFGFDPALGTLHPSQFSLWDGHHPLQGRQGLLVGDAAGLADPFSTEGVRPAMLSGLRAAETLDRALNGEPDRSPTALAAYTAALREDWNNDMVWASRIAGLFYRVTNFGYQIGVKRPSARARMGKILCGDLRYQDVSTRALKLLGSKLIPGSTPPKG
- the frr gene encoding ribosome recycling factor; protein product: MKLADIEAQMQKSVEATQRSFNTIRTGRANPSILDRVMVDYYGAETPLKSMANISIPDSSTLQIDPFDKGSLGKIEKAISLSDIGLTPNNDGRVVRLNIPPLTNDRRKEFVKMAAKYGEEGKVAVRNIRRDAIDSIRKQEKNGDVSEDESRDLQDQVQKLTDKYTTRMDELLAAKEKDIMKV
- the pyrH gene encoding UMP kinase; this translates as MAYQRILLKVSGEALMGDLTYGTDPNIVDNMANAVNSVVQEGIQLAIVVGGGNIFRGIKGASGGMDRATADYVGMLATVMNAITLQDALEQKGIPTRVQTAIAMQEIAEPYIRRRAIRHLEKGRVVIFGGGSGNPFFTTDTTAALRAAEISADVIFKATKVDGVYDSDPHVNPQAKRYKTLNYHHVLTHELAVMDSTAIALCKERQMPIVVFNLFGEGNIYRAAMGELIGTTVGGSCEIS